The bacterium genome segment GTTTCGTCGTCTCGGGCGTAGCGGCCTATTTGGCAATCGACTTTTTGATCAGCTGGGTGAAACAGCAGGACTACTCGCTCTTCGTGGCCTACAGAGTCGTTCTGGGTCTCGTGATTCTGGTCTCAGTCTGGCGGTGAGGCGGACGTCGTTCTTCAGCGCTTCGACCGAGGATGGCAAACCATGACAAGCACTGGGTTGAGCGAGCGCTCGCGGGATCGCAAGAGGCGTTTACCCATCTGCTCGAGCTGTACCAGCGGCCGGTTTTCTCGATCGTTGTCCGCATGGTGAGGGACCCGGCCCTGGCCGAGGATCTGACCCAGGAGACCTTCGTCAAGGCGTTCCGGGCTTTGGCGACCTTTGATCGGAGCCGCAAATTCTCGAGCTGGTTGTTCACCATCGCCCACAACACGACCATTGATCACGTTCGGCGCAAGCAGCTGCCGACGGTCTCCTTGGAGGCGGGCGGCGAGAACGAGGAAGGCGGCGGTCTCGCCTTCCTGGCGGTGGCCACGGATGCTTCGCCCGAAGAAGCGATGACGCATCGCGAGTTGGCGCACGACATGGAGCTCGCTCTATCCGGCATGAGGTCCGAGTACGCGGAGGTCCTGGTTCTTCGCTTTCAACAGAACCTGTCCTACGAAGAGATCTCCGAGATCACGGGTCTGGCCCTGGGCACGGTCAAGACACATCTCTACCGTGCTCGCAAGGCCCTGGCGGAAGCGCTCGAGAGCCGCGGCTGGGACCCTGGCGTTCACGCCAAGAGTCGAC includes the following:
- a CDS encoding sigma-70 family RNA polymerase sigma factor — its product is MANHDKHWVERALAGSQEAFTHLLELYQRPVFSIVVRMVRDPALAEDLTQETFVKAFRALATFDRSRKFSSWLFTIAHNTTIDHVRRKQLPTVSLEAGGENEEGGGLAFLAVATDASPEEAMTHRELAHDMELALSGMRSEYAEVLVLRFQQNLSYEEISEITGLALGTVKTHLYRARKALAEALESRGWDPGVHAKSRR